In one Acanthochromis polyacanthus isolate Apoly-LR-REF ecotype Palm Island chromosome 20, KAUST_Apoly_ChrSc, whole genome shotgun sequence genomic region, the following are encoded:
- the zic1 gene encoding zinc finger protein ZIC 1, with the protein MLLDAGPQYPTIGVTTFGSSRHHSTGEVTEREVALGINPFADGMGAFKINHSSHDIGSGQTAFSSQAPGYAAAALGHHHHPTHVGSYSTAAFNSTRDFLFRNRGFGDATGAQHSLFASGSFAGPHGHSDAAGHLLFPGLHEQAASHASSNVVNSQMRLGFSGDMYGRAEQYGHVTSPRSDHYASTQLHGYGPMNMNMAAHHGAGAFFRYMRQPIKQELICKWIEPEQLTNPKKSCNKTFSTMHELVTHLTVEHVGGPEQTNHICFWEECAREGKPFKAKYKLVNHIRVHTGEKPFPCPFPGCGKVFARSENLKIHKRTHTGEKPFKCEFEGCDRRFANSSDRKKHMHVHTSDKPYLCKMCDKSYTHPSSLRKHMKVHESTNPASQPSPAASSGYESSTPPTIVSPSTENQSSSSISPAASAVHHTTSHSTLSSNFNEWYV; encoded by the exons ATGCTCTTGGACGCCGGACCGCAGTATCCCACCATAGGAGTCACTACTTTCGGCTCCTCGCGGCATCACTCAACAGGCGAAGTCACAGAGCGAGAAGTGGCGTTGGGGATAAATCCGTTCGCGGATGGGATGGGCGCCTTCAAAATCAACCACAGCTCCCACGACATTGGCTCCGGACAGACGGCGTTTTCCTCCCAGGCGCCTGGTTACGCAGCAGCCGCCTTGGGACACCACCACCACCCGACCCACGTTGGCTCTTACTCCACGGCGGCTTTCAACTCCACCAGGGACTTTCTGTTCAGAAATCGGGGTTTCGGGGATGCCACCGGCGCGCAGCACAGTTTGTTCGCCTCGGGAAGTTTCGCAGGGCCACACGGACACTCAGATGCGGCGGGGCACCTGCTCTTCCCGGGGCTCCACGAGCAGGCGGCGAGCCACGCGTCTTCCAACGTGGTCAACAGCCAGATGCGGCTGGGCTTCTCGGGGGACATGTACGGACGCGCCGAGCAGTACGGCCACGTTACGAGCCCCAGGTCCGACCACTACGCCTCGACCCAGCTGCACGGCTACGGCCCCATGAACATGAATATGGCCGCGCACCACGGCGCAGGGGCCTTCTTTCGGTACATGAGGCAGCCGATCAAGCAAGAGCTCATCTGCAAGTGGATCGAGCCGGAGCAGCTGACGAATCCCAAAAAGTCGTGCAACAAAACTTTCAGCACGATGCACGAGCTGGTGACCCATCTGACGGTGGAGCATGTGGGGGGACCGGAGCAGACCAACCACATTTGCTTCTGGGAGGAGTGTGCCCGGGAAGGGAAGCCGTTCAAAGCCAAATACAAACTTGTGAATCATATCAGAGTACACACCGGAGAAAAGCCCTTTCCGTGTCCGTTCCCCGGCTGTGGCAAAGTATTTGCTCGATCggaaaatctaaaaattcacaAAAGGACTCACACCG GTGAGAAGCCTTTTAAGTGTGAATTTGAAGGCTGCGACAGACGATTTGCAAACAGCAGCGACCGCAAGAAACACATGCACGTCCACACGTCGGACAAGCCCTATCTGTGCAAAATGTGCGACAAGTCATACACACATCCCAGCTCCCTCCGAAAACACATGAAG gtCCACGAATCCACCAATCCAGCATCGCAGCCGTCTCCAGCAGCCAGTTCAGGGTACGAGTCGTCCACGCCTCCCACCATAGTATCACCGTCCACAGAGAACCAGAGCAGCAGCTCCATATCACCAGCAGCCTCAGCAGTCCACCACACAACCAGCCACAGCACGCTGTCGTCAAATTTCAATGAATGGTAcgtgtaa
- the zic4 gene encoding zinc finger protein ZIC 4 isoform X1: MSVDALGSPVMDPTFSKRNTALRLVDLAGAHHHHHHHHHTPQSVTGFPGFSSHPHSMAHSHPGEITAEPRLGPSPFGPEHMGHSAALKISPAHHYPHHHHHHHNHHMAGHSEVVSSQTGAFGPVQATSVPYSMSHTAQALSAGRDFLIRRDLTAQAMPVLTDQTAGSASHHGMFVSTTGSYPGHYGHHPDAGNHTLFSGLHHEQPSSGSPGGQALNGQIRLGLPGEMYVRSDHLSQVASSRADPFSASPLHGYGGLNLNMNLSAHHHHHHHGAGAFFRYMRQPIKQELICKWLEPEHSPKKLCSKTYSTMHELVTHVTVEHVGGPEQANHICFWEECPREGKPFKAKYKLVNHIRVHTGEKPFPCPFPGCGKVFARSENLKIHKRTHTGEKPFKCEFDGCDRRFANSSDRKKHSHVHTSDKPYNCKVRGCDKSYTHPSSLRKHMKVHCKSPPPSSGYESSTPSLVSPSSDLGREPGGSSVMSEPVGASQPANLSEWYVCHSSGASGAQTPPSGHSTPDPTDEPPYRNPEPRDAF, encoded by the exons ATGAGCGTGGATGCATTGGGAAGCCCCGTGATGGACCCTACGTTTTCCAAACGGAACACGGCGCTGAGATTAGTTGACTTGGCAGGGgctcaccaccatcaccatcatcaccaccatacccCTCAGAGCGTGACAGGCTTCCCGGGGTTCAGCAGCCATCCACACTCAATGGCTCACTCGCACCCTGGGGAGATTACTGCGGAACCCCGCCTGGGGCCGAGTCCATTCGGGCCAGAACACATGGGGCACTCCGCGGCCCTCAAAATCAGCCCAGCCCATCATTAtccccaccaccatcaccaccaccacaatCATCATATGGCAGGCCACAGTGAAGTGGTCTCCAGTCAAACGGGAGCTTTTGGCCCGGTTCAGGCGACATCGGTCCCGTATTCTATGTCTCACACGGCCCAGGCTTTATCCGCAGGTAGGGATTTCCTCATCCGGAGAGATCTGACAGCTCAAGCCATGCCCGTACTGACTGACCAGACTGCTGGTTCAGCCTCTCACCACGGAATGTTTGTCTCAACAACAGGTAGCTATCCCGGACACTATGGTCATCACCCTGACGCTGGGAACCATACCCTCTTCTCCGGACTCCATCACGAGCAGCCTTCTAGCGGATCACCGGGTGGCCAAGCACTGAATGGACAAATAAGGTTAGGACTACCTGGAGAAATGTACGTTAGGTCTGATCACTTGAGTCAAGTGGCAAGCTCCAGGGCTGATCCGTTCTCCGCCTCGCCTTTGCATGGCTACGGTGGTCTGAATCTGAACATGAATCTGAGcgctcaccaccaccaccaccaccacggAGCCGGCGCTTTTTTCCGCTACATGAGGCAGCCGATAAAGCAAGAGCTGATCTGCAAGTGGCTGGAGCCGGAGCACTCGCCGAAGAAACTTTGCTCGAAAACTTACAGCACCATGCACGAACTCGTAACGCATGTGACGGTGGAGCACGTTGGAGGACCCGAGCAAGCGAACCACATATGTTTTTGGGAAGAGTGTCCGAGGGAAGGCAAGCCATTTAAAGCAAAGTACAAACTTGTAAATCACATTCGAGTGCACACCGGGGAGAAACCGTTTCCATGCCCGTTCCCTGGCTGTGGGAAAGTGTTCGCAAGATCCGAGAATCTAAAGATTCACAAAAGGACGCACACAG GTGAGAAGCCCTTCAAATGTGAGTTTGACGGCTGCGACAGACGCTTCGCCAACAGCAGCGACCGAAAGAAGCACTCCCACGTCCACACCAGCGACAAGCCCTACAACTGCAAAGTGAGAGGCTGCGATAAGTCCTACACGCACCCCAGCTCCCTGAGGAAGCACATGAAGGTGCACTGCAAGTCCCCTCCGCCCAGTTCGGGCTACGAGTCGTCCACCCCTTCCCTGGTCTCCCCCTCCTCAGACTTGGGCCGAGAGCCAGGAGGCTCCTCGGTGATGTCGGAGCCGGTGGGAGCCTCCCAGCCGGCGAATTTAAGTGAATGGTACGTGTGCCACAGTTCAGGTGCCAGCGGCGCCCAGACACCACCCAGCGGGCACTCCACGCCCGACCCCACAGACGAGCCACCGTACAGAAACCCAGAACCGAGGGACGCGTTTTAG
- the zic4 gene encoding zinc finger protein ZIC 4 isoform X2: MSVDALGSPVMDPTFSKRNTALRLVDLAGAHHHHHHHHHTPQSVTGFPGFSSHPHSMAHSHPGEITAEPRLGPSPFGPEHMGHSAALKISPAHHYPHHHHHHHNHHMAGHSEVVSSQTGAFGPVQATSVPYSMSHTAQALSAGSYPGHYGHHPDAGNHTLFSGLHHEQPSSGSPGGQALNGQIRLGLPGEMYVRSDHLSQVASSRADPFSASPLHGYGGLNLNMNLSAHHHHHHHGAGAFFRYMRQPIKQELICKWLEPEHSPKKLCSKTYSTMHELVTHVTVEHVGGPEQANHICFWEECPREGKPFKAKYKLVNHIRVHTGEKPFPCPFPGCGKVFARSENLKIHKRTHTGEKPFKCEFDGCDRRFANSSDRKKHSHVHTSDKPYNCKVRGCDKSYTHPSSLRKHMKVHCKSPPPSSGYESSTPSLVSPSSDLGREPGGSSVMSEPVGASQPANLSEWYVCHSSGASGAQTPPSGHSTPDPTDEPPYRNPEPRDAF, encoded by the exons ATGAGCGTGGATGCATTGGGAAGCCCCGTGATGGACCCTACGTTTTCCAAACGGAACACGGCGCTGAGATTAGTTGACTTGGCAGGGgctcaccaccatcaccatcatcaccaccatacccCTCAGAGCGTGACAGGCTTCCCGGGGTTCAGCAGCCATCCACACTCAATGGCTCACTCGCACCCTGGGGAGATTACTGCGGAACCCCGCCTGGGGCCGAGTCCATTCGGGCCAGAACACATGGGGCACTCCGCGGCCCTCAAAATCAGCCCAGCCCATCATTAtccccaccaccatcaccaccaccacaatCATCATATGGCAGGCCACAGTGAAGTGGTCTCCAGTCAAACGGGAGCTTTTGGCCCGGTTCAGGCGACATCGGTCCCGTATTCTATGTCTCACACGGCCCAGGCTTTATCCGCAG GTAGCTATCCCGGACACTATGGTCATCACCCTGACGCTGGGAACCATACCCTCTTCTCCGGACTCCATCACGAGCAGCCTTCTAGCGGATCACCGGGTGGCCAAGCACTGAATGGACAAATAAGGTTAGGACTACCTGGAGAAATGTACGTTAGGTCTGATCACTTGAGTCAAGTGGCAAGCTCCAGGGCTGATCCGTTCTCCGCCTCGCCTTTGCATGGCTACGGTGGTCTGAATCTGAACATGAATCTGAGcgctcaccaccaccaccaccaccacggAGCCGGCGCTTTTTTCCGCTACATGAGGCAGCCGATAAAGCAAGAGCTGATCTGCAAGTGGCTGGAGCCGGAGCACTCGCCGAAGAAACTTTGCTCGAAAACTTACAGCACCATGCACGAACTCGTAACGCATGTGACGGTGGAGCACGTTGGAGGACCCGAGCAAGCGAACCACATATGTTTTTGGGAAGAGTGTCCGAGGGAAGGCAAGCCATTTAAAGCAAAGTACAAACTTGTAAATCACATTCGAGTGCACACCGGGGAGAAACCGTTTCCATGCCCGTTCCCTGGCTGTGGGAAAGTGTTCGCAAGATCCGAGAATCTAAAGATTCACAAAAGGACGCACACAG GTGAGAAGCCCTTCAAATGTGAGTTTGACGGCTGCGACAGACGCTTCGCCAACAGCAGCGACCGAAAGAAGCACTCCCACGTCCACACCAGCGACAAGCCCTACAACTGCAAAGTGAGAGGCTGCGATAAGTCCTACACGCACCCCAGCTCCCTGAGGAAGCACATGAAGGTGCACTGCAAGTCCCCTCCGCCCAGTTCGGGCTACGAGTCGTCCACCCCTTCCCTGGTCTCCCCCTCCTCAGACTTGGGCCGAGAGCCAGGAGGCTCCTCGGTGATGTCGGAGCCGGTGGGAGCCTCCCAGCCGGCGAATTTAAGTGAATGGTACGTGTGCCACAGTTCAGGTGCCAGCGGCGCCCAGACACCACCCAGCGGGCACTCCACGCCCGACCCCACAGACGAGCCACCGTACAGAAACCCAGAACCGAGGGACGCGTTTTAG